A single region of the Triticum dicoccoides isolate Atlit2015 ecotype Zavitan chromosome 2B, WEW_v2.0, whole genome shotgun sequence genome encodes:
- the LOC119366553 gene encoding peroxidase 12-like, whose amino-acid sequence MASRAAAALVVVALACAAVHSAAAGLSPDFHAVSCPDLEHIVKYHVAEAFRKDVGVAPALIRILFHDCFPQGCDASVLLTGNNSEQAMGPNLTLRPVALNLIESIRAAVHRACGRTVSCADLTVLATRDSLVLAGGPHFDVALGRRDALAPASEDLVFTLPAPSFTVPELLKSFGDRNLDKADLVSLSGAHSFGIAHCSSFSDRFTPDVDTNPPIDPNFAAKLKAKCAKDVPAGTVNQTLDVRTLDVFDNKYYFDLIAKQGLFKSDQGLIVHPDTTRMATRFSLNQGAFFEQFAKSMVKMSNMDLLTGSQGEIRFNCAVPNSRVEGIETMSNEGHAAAM is encoded by the exons ATGGCGTCCAGAGCAGCAGCGGCCCTCGTCGTCGTGGCCTTGGCCTGCGCCGCCGTCcattcggcggcggcggggctctcgCCGGACTTCCACGCGGTGTCGTGCCCAGACCTGGAACACATCGTCAAGTACCACGTCGCCGAGGCCTTCCGGAAAGACGTCGGGGTCGCCCCCGCCCTCATCCGCATCCTCTTCCACGACTGCTTCCCGCAG GGCTGCGACGCCTCGGTGCTCCTCACTGGGAACAACAGCGAGCAGGCGATGGGGCCCAACCTGACGCTCCGGCCGGTGGCGCTCAACCTCATCGAGAGCATCCGCGCCGCCGTGCACCGCGCCTGTGGCCGGACCGTCTCCTGCGCCGACCTCACCGTCCTTGCTACCCGCGACTCCCTCGTGCTG GCTGGCGGGCCCCACTTCGACGTGGCTCTGGGCCGACGTGACGCGCTAGCCCCAGCGTCGGAGGACCTCGTCTTCACCCTACCGGCGCCCTCCTTCACCGTGCCGGAGCTCCTCAAGTCCTTCGGCGACCGGAACCTCGACAAGGCGGACCTGGTGTCCCTCTCTGGCGCGCACTCCTTTGGCATCGCCCACTGCTCCTCCTTCTCCGACCGCTTCACGCCGGACGTCGATACCAACCCGCCAATCGACCCCAATTTTGCCGCCAAGCTAAAGGCCAAGTGCGCCAAGGACGTGCCTGCGGGCACCGTCAACCAGACCCTCGATGTGCGTACGCTGGACGTGTTCGACAACAAGTACTACTTTGATCTCATCGCCAAGCAGGGCCTGTTCAAGTCGGACCAGGGCCTCATCGTTCACCCCGACACCACGCGCATGGCGACGCGGTTCTCACTCAACCAGGGGGCGTTCTTCGAGCAGTTCGCCAAGTCCATGGTGAAGATGAGCAACATGGACTTGCTCACAGGCAGCCAGGG